A single region of the Euryarchaeota archaeon genome encodes:
- the xseA gene encoding exodeoxyribonuclease VII large subunit, whose amino-acid sequence MRDEESGDPRSPANGDDAENGPGPGWRDASQRRLSSFGAKEERSPEFFTVTGLNQRLKELVEKAPHLRDIWVKGEISNFRLYPSGHAYFTLKDTSSQVPAVMWRGQVRSLKFDPKDGQSVLVRGAVVVYESGGKYQVNVIEMRPEGLGELFLRFKQLHAKLEAEGLFAQERKKPLPEIPATVGIVTAKKGAAIQDMLKTISKRRPQTQVILKSVRVQGEGAAREVADAIRLFNEKRPVDVLIVGRGGGSIEDLWAFNEEIVARAIAASSIPVISAVGHESDFTIADFVADVRAPTPTGAAQLAVPDNVELLRRTRGAELHLSRALSKAIGVSRERLDGLLMRPVLRNPERIIMEARQRVDEFWGRLSYSGRVRHEVAAGRLAKASGVLESLSPLKTLARGYALAFDGRGAAVASIAGVAEGEPLTVRVKDGEIATKVTKKRRLA is encoded by the coding sequence GTGAGAGACGAGGAATCCGGGGATCCCAGATCGCCCGCGAATGGCGACGACGCCGAGAATGGGCCGGGCCCCGGTTGGCGCGACGCATCGCAACGACGCCTCTCAAGCTTCGGCGCCAAGGAAGAGCGCTCACCAGAGTTCTTCACCGTCACCGGCCTCAACCAACGCCTGAAGGAACTCGTGGAGAAGGCACCGCATCTACGCGACATCTGGGTCAAGGGCGAGATATCGAACTTCAGACTCTACCCGAGCGGTCACGCGTACTTCACGTTGAAAGACACGTCTTCGCAGGTGCCGGCCGTGATGTGGCGCGGCCAGGTCCGTTCCTTGAAGTTCGACCCCAAGGACGGCCAATCCGTGCTCGTTCGGGGCGCCGTGGTCGTGTACGAGAGCGGCGGCAAGTACCAGGTGAACGTCATCGAGATGCGGCCCGAGGGGCTCGGTGAGCTTTTCCTCCGATTCAAGCAGTTGCACGCGAAGTTGGAGGCGGAGGGGCTCTTCGCCCAGGAGAGGAAAAAACCGTTGCCGGAGATTCCCGCGACGGTCGGCATCGTCACGGCGAAGAAGGGCGCCGCCATACAGGACATGTTGAAGACCATCTCGAAGCGGCGGCCGCAGACGCAGGTGATCCTCAAATCCGTGCGCGTACAGGGCGAGGGCGCCGCGAGGGAAGTCGCGGACGCGATCCGGTTATTCAATGAAAAGCGACCCGTGGACGTGCTCATCGTGGGCCGTGGCGGTGGATCCATCGAGGACCTTTGGGCGTTCAACGAGGAGATCGTCGCGAGGGCGATCGCGGCCTCCAGTATCCCCGTGATCTCGGCCGTCGGTCACGAGAGCGATTTCACGATCGCGGATTTCGTCGCGGACGTGCGGGCGCCGACGCCTACGGGTGCGGCGCAATTGGCCGTTCCGGACAACGTCGAGCTCCTCCGTCGGACACGGGGCGCCGAGCTCCATCTTTCACGGGCACTCTCGAAGGCGATCGGCGTCTCCCGGGAGCGGCTCGACGGGCTTCTCATGCGTCCGGTGCTTCGCAATCCCGAACGCATCATCATGGAGGCCAGGCAACGCGTGGACGAGTTCTGGGGGCGGCTCTCGTATTCGGGACGTGTGCGTCACGAGGTCGCAGCGGGTCGTCTCGCGAAGGCGAGCGGTGTGCTTGAATCGCTCTCGCCGTTGAAGACCCTGGCGCGCGGTTACGCTCTTGCGTTCGACGGACGCGGCGCGGCCGTAGCTAGCATCGCGGGTGTGGCGGAAGGGGAACCGCTCACCGTCCGCGTGAAGGATGGGGAGATCGCGACGAAGGTGACGAAGAAGAGGCGTTTGGCATGA